One Setaria italica strain Yugu1 chromosome I, Setaria_italica_v2.0, whole genome shotgun sequence DNA window includes the following coding sequences:
- the LOC101779763 gene encoding peroxidase 2 codes for MKLNAALPSLVATLLIVATQSAAGGGQQLTVGYYNAKKCGGVEPIVSDEVYRALAADRSKGAALIRLFFHDCWVKGCDGSVLLDASPRNPYPEKAAGSSIGLRGFDVIDRIKSRLESVYPGVVSCADILAFAARDATRYLSDGHIDYAVPSGRRDGVVSRAKDADDTLPGSTFSFADLKTNFAKKKFDAEELVVLSGAHAIGSAHYPSFRDRLAAPRGEIDARYQTALRNAARNRSRLVANNIRDESYAFKKDAGYPTAPVNGRRDYLNNTYYHNAIDNRVLFRSDWALRTDAFAFGKLKEYRDKPKEWDSDFAEAMVKLSKLPAEGKDFEIRKNCSAINNPSRY; via the exons ATGAAGCTCAACGCGGCTCTTCCCTCGCTGGTGGCCACCTTGCTCATCGTCGCCACGCagtcggcggccggcggcggccagcagtTGACGGTCGGTTACTACAACGCCAAGAAATGCGGCGGCGTGGAGCCCATCGTGTCGGACGAAGTGTACAgggccctcgccgccgaccgcagCAAGGGCGCCGCCCTCATCCGCTTGTTCTTCCATGACTGCTGGGTCAAG GGCTGCGACGGATCCGTGCTCCTGGACGCGTCACCAAGGAACCCTTACCCGGAGAAGGCGGCCGGCTCCAGCATCGGCCTCCGTGGCTTCGACGTGATCGACCGGATCAAGTCCAGGCTCGAGTCCGTGTACCCCGGCGtggtctcctgcgccgacattcTCGCGTTCGCGGCCCGCGACGCGACCCGGTACCTCAGCGACGGGCACATCGACTACGCCGTGCCGTcgggccgccgcgacggcgtcgTCTCGCGCGCCAAGGACGCCGACGACACGCTCCCGGGCTCCACCTTCTCCTTCGCCGACCTCAAGACGAACTTCGCCAAGAAGAAGttcgacgccgaggagctcgtcgTGCTCTCCGGCGCGCACGCCATCGGCTCCGCGCACTACCCGTCGTTCAGGGACCGCCTCGCCGCGCCCCGGGGCGAGATCGACGCCAGGTACCAGACGGCCCTCCGGAACGCCGCCAGGAACAGGTCGAGGCTGGTGGCCAACAACATCCGCGACGAGAGCTACGCCTTCAAGAAGGACGCCGGGTACCCGACGGCGCCCGTGAACGGCCGGAGGGACTACCTGAACAACACCTACTACCACAACGCCATCGACAACAGGGTGCTCTTCAGGTCCGACTGGGCGCTGCGCACCGACGCGTTCGCCTTCGGCAAGCTGAAGGAGTACAGGGACAAGCCCAAGGAGTGGGACTCGGACTTCGCCGAAGCCATGGTCAAGCTCAGCAAGCTGCCCGCCGAGGGCAAGGACTTCGAGATCAGGAAGAACTGCAGCGCCATCAACAACCCGAGCCGCTACTAG